A window of Nicotiana sylvestris chromosome 8, ASM39365v2, whole genome shotgun sequence genomic DNA:
gcatcagaggcccggtggtttgtttcagaggattgagcttcccgagtgaaagtgggagcggatcactatgaatttcgttgttggactcccacagactcggaggaagttcgacgcagtatgggtcattgttgataggcttaccaagtcagcacattaTATTCcagtggcagtctcctattcatccgagaggttagctgagatctatatccgggagattgttcgtcttcatggtgtgcccatgtctatcatttcggaccgaggtatgcagtttacctcacgtttttggagggcagttcagcgagagttgggcacacaggttgagttgagcataacgtttcatccttagacggacgggcagtccgagcggactattcaaattttgagggatatgctccgagcttgtttcattgactttggaggctcgtgggatcagtttttgcctttagcagagtttgcttacaacaacagccacccgtcgagtatccagatggctccttattatgctttgtatggtaggtggtgtcagTCGCCGGTTGTATGGTTCGAGCCgcgggaggctcggttgttgggtacggatctggttgaggatgccttggacaaggtcaggattattcaggataggctttgtacagctcagtccaggcaaaagagttatgccaaccgtgaggttcgtgatttggctttcatggccGGTGAACGGttgttgcttcgagtgtcgcctatgaagggcgtgatgagatttgagaagaaggtcaaacttagccctaggttcattggcccgtttgagattcttgatcgagtgggagaggtggtttacagacttgcgttgccgtcgagtttatcagttgtgcatccagtgtttcacgtgtccatgcttcggaagtatcacggcgatccatcctacgtgttagatttcagcattgtccagttggacaaggacttgtcctatgaggaggaaccgatagctattctagaccggcaggttcgtcagttgagatcgaagagtttctcttttgttcgtgttcagtggagaggtcagcctgctgaggtatcgacctgggagtccgagtccgatatgcggagccgttatccccattttTTCCCCTACTCAGGTACTTCAttcttatgtctgttcgaggacaaACAGTTGTTTTGGAGGTGAAAAATGTACTTGTGTTAGAAATGAATTATGcatttcaaggccttgaaaacctctttctatcttacctcgatttgcgtgcgcagtccagcTTTGTAGCCGAAAAgtcaatatgtgaaaatctgtggaaaatgatgaattttgactttaaaatggatttaagttgacttcggttaatattttggttaaacggacccggacccgtgatttgacgttcccgaagggtccgtaggaaaatatgggacttgggcgtatgccccgaatcgaattccgatgtcccaagctcgagaaatgaatttttgaaaaaaaattattttctgaaatatttatgagtttttgaaagtaAAATGTGTTTAaagtttgatggtatcgggcccgtattttggttttggagcccggtataggtcttatatatgatttgagtcaaacctgtgaaatttggtaaggaacggacttgaaatgatatgAATCAGACCTTATTTGAGGAAATTGGGAAATTtgatgtttttaagaaatttcatgattttgatgctaaatttatagttgttgatgttcttttggtgatttgaatgcacgagcaagtccgtatgatgtttttgggttgatgtgcatgtttggtttggagccccgagggttcgggtgagttttggataggtcacaGTGTGGATTTTAGATTTGGGAAATTGCAGGATTCATCTGTTCTATTGCAGATTTGCGAAGCCTGACTCGCGAATGCGAAACAGCCCAGGCCAGGCTGGCCagcccttcctcgcaaatgcgagatttttcttcgcaaatgcgatagctCCCCATTTGGGTCTGTCTTCGCAAATACGACACGATGTTCGCAAAttcgacttcgcaaatgcgagcttagcagagtctgggttcgcaattgcgaaccctagtCGCAATTGTGATACCTGCaacctgtaaattcataacttagacgcatttcaaccatttttcactctctttcaaaaccaaaactctctagggcgatttttcaaagacaacttctcttcctaatcgattgaaagtgatttctaactagttttttttcaatctttaacatcttttcacatgatttcaactcaaaatcaatgattttcatgggggaaattggtgttttggatagaacctaggtttttcaaaattggggaattgaacctcgatttgaggtccgatttcaaaataaattatatatttgggttcgtgggggaatgagtaatcgggttttggttcgaacctctgattttgaccatgtggatccgggggcgatttttgactttttgggtaaatcttgggaaaacttattttcatgcattagaattgattcatttagcatttattgacgtaattaagtatcttgtggctagatacgagcggattggtggtggaatcaagaggtaaagcgataattgagacttgaattgtgttcgtggcatcgaggtaagtgtttggtctaaccttagcttgagggattatgagtcgtatcttatttgctacgtgttaattgtggagtacgacgtatagtcatggtgacgagtatctatacgtcggtgtcaagcatgcctgtgagtcttgtattgtaattgttatgactccctTGTGGTTTATTacgcttcacatgttattatcattattgttcccttgccggaatattattatcattattgttccattgccgggatgttattgtcatattattgttcccttgccgggatgtttgtttgatatttttgatcccttgccgggaccctTCTTTTTGATTGGTGTTGAcaaaagaaatgggagcgggttgcacgcctgcaaaggtaatatgtgaaatgggagcgggttgcacgcctgcaacggtaatatatgaaatgggatcgggttgcactcctgcAACGGTATTACGTGTGTGCATGTTTTCTCTATTTCATTAtttttgctggtaattgatttatgacaTTCCTTATCTCTCTCTACAGTCGTTCTGTAGTTACTTGTTactccccgaagcatgtttcccctgcccaattttaattgtaactatctgcttctatttttgttgtatacgatttaattgcacaggtttatttggtagtctggtcctagcctcgtcactacttcgccgaggttaggctaggccttaccagcacatggggtcggttgtgctgatactacactctgcactcttttgtgcagatccctgTGCTGGACTTCGGACCGCAatgagattgttgtttcttgttcaccaggcgacccgaggtagtcctgcaggcgtccgcaggccttggcgtctccttcgaTCTACTATTCATGTATTTCTAGAGATAATGTTGTATTTAtcattcagacctttatttgaaGCACttctagacagtctgtgaagctgtgacaacagttctgggtagtcgttgttcaaacagttgtatttgaTGTATATTTAGAtagttttattgattttcttCCGCTTGTTATAAATTCCACTACCTACACATTAttgcttcataattgttaaaggactaaaaatggaaataaagtaaatagttcagttggttggcttgcctagctttcactagtaggcgccatcacgactcccaaagGTAGAAAATTCGGATCGTGATATTTTGATATGTGATTCTTTTCGAAATCCTGCTTGAATACGGGGTACTTTGTTCACCGATctgccttttttattttattgcgGGAAACAACATTGCGTAAATGAAAAATGTGGATAATGATGTTTGTATTAGCTCAGTGCATATGTAATACTATGTCTCTATCCAAATaggaagttggaagatttgaattAGAACAATCTGTTGATGACGCAAAGCTCAGACAGCATAGGATTCAAATGTGGTAgaccaaaattttattttaaaaagagaTACCAACTACTATGTTTTAAAGAAAAGCATGACCAAATGCAAAGCATGATAATTCATTTATAATAGCAATCATTAACTATAGATTCTCCTTATAAAAAGCATAATTATtttaaacaataataataataataataataataataataataaatgtggACGAACTAAGAAcactatttaatttatttaattagAAGAATAAGAAACTAACACAAGGTTTGCTTCTCTAAGAAATATCCTTCACGATTTTTCTTATTTGTCATTCAATGTTCGGTATTCGCATTGAAATCCTGATTAATTTGGATTCATATCGTATAGTGCCCGTTAAAGAGAAAAATACTTCTTATCACGATTTTTTTAATTCTCACAATTCGCGTTGAAATCCCGATTAATTTGGCTAAGcttttgaaaaattaaaaaaagcaCTTATTTTGGTAAGTTAAAGTGCCTAACCAAGTTCCAAAGAAAAGAAGGGATTATAAATAGTAGTAGAATTAACATTGCTTAATATGATTTGCCCGTTTTTATGAAATGAATATTTATATGTCATTTTTCATACTTAGACGCTCGAAAACACCTTGcgaagagattgcccaaatactATTTTTCTAATACTAAGAAATACGCTTCTCAAATGACAAacgtttttatttgtttataattATTTGGTATTCGAAATTTACTGGCCTGACTAATTTAAATTCGCGTCATGTAAGGCTCATAAAGGAGGAAACGCTCCTTGATTCTTAGGATCCGAACCCCAAACCTCCACAAGGATAGAAGAATTCTATCAATCCGAATGCACTCTTTGGTGGTGACCGATCAAACGCACAAAATTACCCTCCCAAATATGTAGTCTAAAATTTCATTCCATTAAAAAGAAGCCACTTCTAAATAACAAATGACAAATATTGACAGTTTGGCTTAACGGGCCTAAGTCAGTAAACCAGGTGCCGTAAAATTAGCACGGGTAtagctagttttcggactggtcattcaaaaatatccAGCGTTTTttaagtcaatgaaaaatagccactattttgttataacagagaccggtccaacataatatactggagtttgatgcacatgtgtatgaacttccagcatattatgttggaccgatatattttgctggctccagtataatatactggagactggagcaccggtgctccaaactccagtataatatactgaagtattttttcagattttgaacagtgttttcgttcaaatttatctttacgtgaaaaatggctaaatttcgattactatTTTCTTATAAATGCAATCATCATTTAAAGCGTTTTACTATCCATTTACAAATgacataatttttttaattttgacatGAGGTACACACACAACATGCCTGTCCGAGGACTAGTAAAAGATAAATAAGTAAAAGAACTTATTGGAGATAGCTCGATAACGAATACACCACACACACTTTTTATATTTCTGGTCTTGTTCGATTCACGTGAATTTTCTATTTTGACCACCAAATGGCTTTAACTCTTAAGTCTTAACCATTTGGTTATGGTTGAAAAATCGACATCGACCTATATTCGATACGTTGAAGTTTCAATGTTGTTCTCCTGGAGAGTTTATTTTGTCCTCACATTTGCTTTAACTCTTTCACTTGTTTCTTCTATTGTAATTTCCCTAGTTCTAGCTTTTCAAACAGTCTGTActactcaaaaatcaaaatgCAACATATAATATTAGATCAATTCCAGAAAATAAGTACATAAATTACCTAGTTTGATAGAGAAAATCACGAGTTCACATGAACCATAAATTGGACATTAAATCCGCCCTCATCAAGAACATATCTAAGTAGCGCAAAGCAATGAGCGTAAGCTTATGGCTCGAAAAACAAAAAGCTACAAAGTGTATTTATACTCCCCAAGCAGCCTTGTAGCACCAGGTTCATCTAAACTTagcgggagaaattcaaaaatagtctgatttataagtggtcattcaaaaataaccacagtttcaaaagtaatcgaaatttaaccatttttcatgtaaagataaatctgaacaaaaatactgttcaaaatccggaaaaacactccaacataatatactggagttccagtataatatacaggtccagcataatatactggagtttggagcaccagtgctccagtatattatattggagccagcaaagtatatcggttCAGTATAATATGccggaagttcatacacaggtgcaccgaactccagtatattatgctggaccagtctctgttgcagcaaaatagtggttatttttcaatgacttggcaaacgctgactatttttgaatgacaagtccgaaaactgactagaccgtgctattttaacaaaCTTAGCAGTATCTTAAATTACAACAAATAATAGGTCTGTGCCAGGTCCAATGCTAAAAGCCATGTTTTGAACACAGAATAGATCTTAAATCCACCTGTGTATGTTCCTTTCCAGAAAATCTACAAAATTACTTATAGTATCTGATCGTTGTGACTCACAACTTGTGAGTTTGTCAAGCCAGCCTTCTAATATCCATTCGTGCATGCAGCCCATACTTGATTCATACTAGATCTCACTAAAGGATACAGCTTAAGGGCTTTCTAATTCTAAGGTCAACATGTTTCACATTTGTcctaaccaaaaaacaaaaaacaaaaaacagttaataacagaaaataaaaacTCTAAAGAGTGTTCTATATAAAGAATAGCAGTTCTTTATATAGTGCTACAGAAGTTTTTAGTAATATTAAAGATCAAGATCTACAGTCCTACACTTACCATCTTTAGCTACAATAAAACAATGTAGTTACCAACATAGCCAAATATGCAGATCAAGATCTTACATTTCAAGCAGGTAagatttcaaacaaaatagcCAACACCCCAAAATAAGGCATTAAACGAAATAGGGTAATCTGCCTCTTGATTTCCTTTTTTATAACCAAAGCACAGAATGTACAGCATGAGGAAAGGTAGCTCAAAACAGAATTGCTTTCCAGCCAAAGTAGAGCAAATTCTGAACTCTTCGCAGTTATTCCCTTCACTGTGCCGAGGCACCTCTCCAACCACGAACCATCGAAATATATGCCACTTTATCACTAACATGATCTGTTTGGAGTGTGCATGATACTTATCCCCCCCCCCTCAAGAGGATGGGAAGACAAAAAAGTAGTTTCTTGATGACAATCAGGCTAGAACAAATGAACTACACATAGCACGATGAACTTACTGCTGATCGAACATGAACCACAAGAAAAACATATTCCCCCTGACCACGAGGCTTTAAATAAAACGAAGCATAGTCATTATTGCAACGATTGGAAATCAGGAGTAAACAACTCACATACAGCACAATTCTCTAAGAGATATTTTATGAAGTAACCTTTCATTACTCGAGGACTTCCACTATTTTCAGTCCAGCAGAAATCATGGACATAGCCAGAGAAAACCAGGAAACAGTAATGAGGTAACAAGCTAAGTATAAGCATCTGCAGTACATTCACAGTTACAACTAAAAAAGATAAATACGATTTTGTCTGAGGCAACTACAAAGCAGTGCTTGTGTTGCAAGTCCTTTTCTCCACTGAGGAAGCCTTCAGCCATTCATATGCACCTTATTCTCATTATTATTTCTGTCCCAACCTTTTAAAACACTACAAGTTATACCTCAGAATCTAAAAGCAAGTAGTGACTGTCACAATATACATATAATACAAATATCACATACAAAGTCACATAAATGGCAGCCCAATGTAGACCACCTTTTGATACACTTGCATATTAGTTTACATTTTTCTATATCCTATTTGAATGTAATATTAAGCACAACTACTGTACATTGCAGAGATGTTACCAGAAACCATCATCAACGGCCACAGTGGATGGAGGATAAGGATCATCCTCTTCCTCCATTTCCAACTCTGGTTCGGCAGATCCAAATTCAGACAATTCAACAGCAGCAAGGTTCTTTAGGTCAATAATCGAGAGCTCGTCAAGGTGCCTAACAACCAAATCAGCAGCGCCAAGCTCGTACACCGGATGTTTGCTTGCAACAGCAACACACTTCATCTGAGCATCATGTGCAGCCTCCACAGTTTGATTTGAGTTCCCAAACACTATACACCTCTCCGGTATGTATTGTAGAAGCTGCGATGCATAGACAAACATCTCCGGATCAGGCTTCCCTCTATGAACATCCTCTGCAGCTACAATGACACTAAAAATCCCTTCAATGCCAATGGTACCAATTGCATTCTCAACATATTTTCTCGGACGTGTAGACACTAAAGCCATTGGCACCTTGTAGTGCATCAGGGTATTGACAAACTCCTGCGATCCAGGTCGgaagctataaatacccccttGCAAGGCTTGATAAATCTCCTCCTTCCGCGAAGCCATTCTCCTCACTTGAACAGGATCTCTTGACCAGCACAAAACTTCCGATATTGCTTGCTCATTCTTCAttccttcaattcttttcaaGATGAAACCGGGAGGAGGTGATTTTCCTTCTTCTTGAGATAGAGCTAACCATGCCTGCTTCTCAAGATCAGGATTGTCTTCAGTTAACACACCTTCCCATTCAAATATAGCTGCTAACCATCCACAACCCATCCTTTCTTGTCTAAGCAATGGATTATGAAGAGCTGGATTATCAGCCTTATTCTTTGGTGGCCATAATCCCGGTTTTCTATCTACATCAGTGTCAATCCGATACCTGAAATCCTTAGGCATCTTCTCCTCCTCTCTATATGAATATGCCTCTTTGGTCAATTCCATTGCTTGGCCTCTTATTGAGGAAATCCTTACGCAATCAGCTCTTAATCTTTCCAAATTAGAACCACAAACAAGCTTTTTGCCAAGAAAATCAGCACAAGGCAACCGACATACATCGATTGGCTTCCGTTTACTCGACATATCTTTGCTACAATAACCTCCCAATACTGGCACACGCCCTAAAAGCGATGTTGCACCAATTGATTCAACCATCTTTACTAACTAATCTTCCACCCCACCAAATCTTTAACTTCAAAGACTCAAACTTTTCACCACAAAACCACTCAAATCAACTAAACTGAACACAATATCAATGAATCCAACAACCCCAGCTGAAATTTTTCACTTTCCCAAATCACCACACAAGTTAAGGTACAAAAGGGAACAGTAAAGCAACCCTTTTCTACAATAAAGATCGAAACTTTATTCCATAACCCTAATTTAATTATACAATATAATTCCAATTTTGTGTACAACACGCCAAACCCAAGATTCAACTCTCACGTCAACAGCTCATAAAAGCCTAATTATTCAACGTCATAAGTAGATTACTTAATGAATAAGGAAAGATAGCAATTTACCCAAATAGGTATGtacagaaatgaaaaacagaatttTTTAGATAATTAAACAGCAAATAAACCCTATAGACTTATCCTATTATAAAATTTTGAAATTTGTGAGCAATATTATGCACTAAAAAACTAGAGAGttggtttttattttttttacagaAATATTTACAAAGAGATAAAGATAGGAGGAACCTGAGGTGAATTATAGAAGAAAGCAAAATACAgagaagatttttttttgttattatgaATAGTAGTGGTATTTGGAATGCGTGTATGTGTGGTTTATAGGAGAAGAAGAAATTGAGGGCGGTTTTTTCTGGGAGTTTTTCCGATTTGGTGAACCGGGTTGTTGCTGGCCAATATTGAACCGCGTCAACAAAAGGACACGTATCGGTTTAGTGACGTGTTGCcgacctttatttgctttcacTTTTGCCCTTGCATTTGCGTTAATTTGACTTTGTACCCCTTATAATGTTGGATTATAAAGTTGAACCCCTGTAGGCTAGGGTTGTGCATTatttgggtcaacctgaatatTCGAATCAATCCGTTATTTAAATTGATTTGGTTCGGTTTCGGATCTtgaattttattattttaaatatcgAATTGTATATGATTTAGCTCAATTTAAATCCGAACCGATTCGAAacccaaaatatatattttacctTTAAAAGATAACGGTGcccttttaaaaaatttaaggcttctttgttctctctttgtttgtgccttttctttctttcaataTTAAATGTGAAAAATATGAAAATCAATCAATTTTGCTATTGAAAGTGGTAGGAGATAGCAtcttataattatttattttaggaTCTTAATAAGGCGTACAATTCCAACCAAACATTAAAATCTGATCCAATTTGAAATTAATTCGGTTCTAATTCAGATTGTAATTTATAAATTCTAAAATTATAATTCGAAAAGTGCTACATTCGATCCGATCTGATTCATAAGCAGACCTATTGTAGGCTATAAGTATATTAAAACTTGATTTTCTCACTTGCATATTTTTCTTCCTAAGATTTTCTATCACGCTCTTTGATTTTGCTGTGAACTGATAGAGATTTATTTACAAAATTAAAGTGGGAAATAAATACATACAGTAGCTTGATATGAATATGTAGTTTGTCTTACCCTAGAATATCGttgactttattattattattattattattattattattattattattattattatactacaagatttaaagaaaagaaaagggggacACTGAAAATTAATTGCATAAATTCTCATTGATATTATTAGACTATAAACTTTGGTGATCAATTATTTATTTGCATGCATCTTGTTGATATCGATAATCCAAAGCAGTATTCTAATAGGTCGGTAAACAATTTTTAATTCGAATTTTTATagtttttatattttaataaaTACACCACTGTTTTATCAGAAAATCAGTCATATGATTTCTACAATTAAGAATATATTTTAATAACACTTAATATGCATTTGGGGGtagtataaaagaaaaaaatataatcaTTTACCCCCACCCCACAAATATCTCTCTCTCTAGTGGGAGCTAAGACAagagggttgctctgatggtaaacaACCCTCACTTCCaatcgagaggttgtgagttcgagtctccccaagagcaaggtggtaagttcttggagggaaggatgtcggaggtctatttggaaacagtctctctaccctaaggtaggggtaagatctgcgtacacactaccctcccagaccccactaagtgggattatactgggttgttgttgttgttgtctctagcgggagcatatatatatatatatatatatatatatatatatatatatatatatatatatatatatactagagTTAGGCATCATACCTAACCATGAAAATGGGAATCCCAAAAAGAGGAAAATAAACATTTCGTTAAAATATGATATAAACAATTTGGTGCTCTTAATTTTTATGACTTTAAAATGGTCCCTTTTCAAGCTTTAAGTTAAGCTATGTATCCATGATAAGAATGTGAGAAAATGTCCCACTCAATCCAATCATACACGCTATTCCATTTTTATTTTGCACCGAATTTAATATAGATCTAATTAAGAAATATAATAGTAGCTATTAATTTATACATCATATTGCAAATGTTCCAGAAAGTCGTGGTACAAAGTTACTGATTTTTCCAGATGAATTAGAAATTGGGGATCGTGTGTAccggctagaaaaagtaaacaatcAATCTTGCCGGCTATTTGAATAACAATCCCAAATTTGAATGTTATATTGAGTGTTGGGACACGTTTTAAAAGGCGTTTTCTGGGCAAGCCCTAGAGTGAGGCGCATCAAAAATGCCCCAAGGCAATAATGTGGGGTGAAAGTCACAAGAGGCGTATGCCCAGCAATTCAGGGCGTACACCCGGGCGTTTGAGGCGCGTTTTTTGTAGTGAGGCGTAAGCCTCGGAGACTTTTTTAAATTAAAACACATTTTCTTGAATAAGTCCTTCATATAATACTCAAATTCTCAAAAGTCAGTTTGTAATTACTCAAAAATTTTAAAACGAAACTGAAatatattaaatttaaaagtcaAGACTTTTTTTAATTGATTGAAGCCCTAATTTATGGTCTTTCCTAATTCTTTTTCTTGTCCGCTAGTCTGCTGCTATCTCCCAAATGAAacgaataataatttttttttataaaaaaaatacaaagagaACTCCATTTTCCTTTAtagcaacaagttcaaaattcaaattgCAGGTTACTCGTCCTTTTTATTCCTCTATGTAGAAAATTTTATTCTTTTCGACTCAAGTTACTTGTGCTTGTAAGTAACGTATAATAGATTGTTTTGATTAATGTTTTTTGGGGATGGAgcacatctatatatatatttcacatatatataattttcatcaatttttatgcaattttacctatttataaatatttactataattatattatttataaaatattaaaaattaaatattcaTAGAACTTACGTCCTATGTCTTGAGGCTTATGTCTCGCTAAAGCATATGCAAAACGCCTCGCCTTACGTCCACGCCTTTTAAAATAATGGTGCTTGGCACTGAGGATGATACTCAAGATATAAACACGCTATTAGCGTTCGGTTCGAGTTACATCAATGACCAAAGAGGGTTCTGATAATTGTTTGATTGTGCCATAATTACTAGCGCTAATGTTTTAGCTCGACAATATTTTTTTAT
This region includes:
- the LOC104245545 gene encoding 5-amino-6-(5-phospho-D-ribitylamino)uracil phosphatase, chloroplastic, which produces MVESIGATSLLGRVPVLGGYCSKDMSSKRKPIDVCRLPCADFLGKKLVCGSNLERLRADCVRISSIRGQAMELTKEAYSYREEEKMPKDFRYRIDTDVDRKPGLWPPKNKADNPALHNPLLRQERMGCGWLAAIFEWEGVLTEDNPDLEKQAWLALSQEEGKSPPPGFILKRIEGMKNEQAISEVLCWSRDPVQVRRMASRKEEIYQALQGGIYSFRPGSQEFVNTLMHYKVPMALVSTRPRKYVENAIGTIGIEGIFSVIVAAEDVHRGKPDPEMFVYASQLLQYIPERCIVFGNSNQTVEAAHDAQMKCVAVASKHPVYELGAADLVVRHLDELSIIDLKNLAAVELSEFGSAEPELEMEEEDDPYPPSTVAVDDGFW